A region of the Macrobrachium nipponense isolate FS-2020 chromosome 14, ASM1510439v2, whole genome shotgun sequence genome:
ATGCCCCATCCATCTCCATTTTGACAATCTAACATGGGGCACCCCTGCCACCTCGCGAATTGCCGCATTTGTTATACGCTGGTGCCATTcgattcccaaaatccttctcagTGCTTTATTCTCAAAGGCAAGAAATTTTCCATCAGTTGTCACAGTGCTGTACCGCGACTGGTGCCCATAAGTTAATATCGGTCTTACAAGTGaaatgtacgtatatttttattttgctgtgaACGGATATTTGATTGGTCCACCAAACTGTTTTTAGCATGCACATTGCTTGTTCTGCCATGCCTGTTCTCTCCTTGAATtctgtaactatactctgtttttttcaatctgtccgcacccgcctgtggtgtgtttgtgtatggtaaacaccgcgtcccgggctttagatagcgacattcagcttacatcaacaataataacaatatcctattcgatattaacggtgtaattcgcatacagtaatttatcaaaacactttttggCCAGTTGCCAAATGTACACCCCAGATATCCacttttattttacctaaaacttacagataccgtaactatttaaagcccgggacgcagtgttaccatacacaaacaccacaggcgggtggacagatgagaaaaaacagagtattgtgATCCATTGCGGATAATAATCGTTCCCAAATATTTGAAAGTGTCTCAGGTGGATAAATTACTCCTCCGATAAAGCAGTTTGTCTGATCACCACTGAATCTGCATGACTTCAGTCTTTCTCTGGTTGATCACCAATCCTACCTTTCTCCCCTCCACTACTAACCTATCAATCATTTCCTGCATTTCAGTCATTGTAGAGGCAATTAGAGCTATATCATTTGCGTACTCAAGATCACATACTCTCCGGTCCCCTTTCCATTGGTGATAACATGATCAATCACCATAATAAACAGTAGAGGGGACAGTATTCCACGTTGTCTTTAAATGCATCTGTAAGATTACCATCAACCATTACCCTTCAACAAGTATTCCACCTTGTCTTCAAATTCATCTGTAAGACTACCATCAACCATTACCCTGCAACAAGTTCCACTATGCATATCCATTATGATGTTTACAATCTTTTCTGGTATCCGATAGTACCTCAGAATCTTTCTTAACATAGTACGTGAAATACTGTCAAATGCTTTCTCAAAATCCACAAAGCATTACCCTTTCAGAATCCTGCTTGCTCTTTTCGAAGTATTCTATATATTACAGGTTCTATTCAATTCAATATTGCCTATATCATATTAAGACTTTTCATGGCagcatcattctcttctcttttctttttttcctcttcattcaaaactttttattatgttgttgatgtgtgtaagtgtgtggaGCATTTATAGGTCTAGCACCTCTCTGTGCGCTGTACGATTGTGTGTTTTGTGCACAAAGTGTAGATAtgcttgtgcgtgcgtgtgcgttaTTCTTCATGCAAGAAACTccaatcgattatatatatatatatatatatatatatatatatatatatatatatatatatatatatatatatatatatatatatctgtgtgtgtgtgtgtatttgtgtgcgtttgtgtctTTGCGTCTTCTTTTAGATTCTATGGGCTCCTCTTATTCGCGCTCATATTTTCGCGCTCCCACTCTAGTAACGTCAAGGAAGAATGAATTTGGTTCCATTTTTCCTGCCTCATAAACAGGACATCGGTGATGATCAGAGGTGTCGCTCATTCCGTTCGAGCGCTCAGTGGGACCAGATCTCAACTACAGTTTGGTGATCATTTCTTTCGCCAGGTGTGTTGCCCGTGGATTTTGACTTCCAACTTGCACTACAGAACTTAGTGGAGAATTTAGGCGTCCGGTTACTCATTCAAAGAATAATGGTGTTTAGCCTCCGTGAGTAGAGCTGAAATGTCTAAGCAAAGTTGGTGAACCTGTGATGAATAATCCTTTGGAATAGTTACATACTGTCATTGTGAAAGACTACCGAGTATTtgatcattttaatattttctatgtgACGAGTCTGGTAGTTAAAATTTTCAGAACAGGATGACGTGATGAATTTCAAAATTCAATCTCTATAACGATGTCGAATGGTATGTCTCAAGTGGTCGGCAATATAAGGCTTCTGGTCGCCTTCGGAAGACCCATAAGAAAGAGAAGTGTTTTCGTCCTCGTTTTCCTCATTGCCAGTTTTTTTGCATTGCGAAACGTCAGCGTAACTACCACCCATCCTCCTGCAGGAGGGGACCCAAAGGCCCCTCTAGAGGGCGAGTATCTACAACTGGAGGACTTTGCCTCAGCCGTAGAGAAGCTTCACCGTTACGTCAGCACCGTCAGGAGTCGCTGCCGCCGAATGGCGAGGTTTGGCGGCTGGTGACGTGTGATGACTGTCGCAAATGCATCGTAGACGGAGGCAAGCTCCTCTGCCTCGATGTAGACGTACGCCCCGTGCCTAACTCGTGCCACGCTCTGAGTTTTGGCATCGGGTATGACATGAGTTTCGAAAAGGCTCTCGTCCAGTACGGGTGCAAAGTAACAGCCTTCGACCCAACGAGCATCAATTTGACCAATACAGTTCATCCGGGGAATATCCAGGCCATACGCCTAGGCCTAGACGCTAGAGATCACGAGTTCGTTCAGAATTTCGCTGACCTTCGGCACCAAAAGACCGAGCAGCACCAAATGTCTTATAGGAAGTACCAGTCAGTCATCGAGTTGTTAGACTATCCTGATGTTGACCTGCTGAAAATAGATATAGAGGGTTCTGAATGGAAGGTGTTCTCTCAGATCCTCAGCTCTCCTAAAAGCCGtaatttactgaaaaatattcGCCAGATATTACTAGAAGTCCATCTGGATTTCCTAACCGCTGGAGACGATCTGGAAACCACATACTACAACGTGCTACAAGCAACAGCCGTGTTCGAACGCTTGGAAGGTCTTGGATTTCATTTAGCTGCGTTCGAACTCAACGAATCTACCCTGTCGCAGTATGTGCTTCATAACGTGAATGTTTCACTGTACAGGGAAATATCGCTTATTAGAAGGACCACGAACCACTGACATACGTTTGTACCAAATGcatgtggtaatatatatttattgcaagACTAATATCTGATCAGCATTTTCAACAGTATATCAGTCACCCTTGTTCATTTGTTGTCATACGtacttaaatattatatatatatatatatatatatatatatatatatatatatatatatatatatattatatatatatatatatatatatatatatatatataatatatatatatatatatatgataatacacgtatccacaggtgaaaaataagaggcggggtgtaggtcctgaccggtatGAACTTTATATCCAAGCcattcgtcaatggcttggaaataaagtcgaaaccggtcagaacCTGCACCCCGCTTCTTATCTTTcatctgtggatatgtgtgataaatgaatcacgtgctaaagtgattataatcatatatatgataatatttttagtgataatttgtTACATGACTTACTATAGTCGTGTATAGTCAatttttgtatattaataaaGAGAAGGTCACTAAAATCATGTTTTATTGAggcttttttatatcatttataaaagaatatttaatttcGTTTGTTCCTTCTGCCTTTACCTAAATAAAggggttgttttcttttttttttcttttttttttatgagttgacCACAGACAGGTCTATATTAGTGTCAATGTTTTACCTTTGCTTCAACGGTAAGTATTACCGTCTATCATatactttttaatataaaaataccgAAGTATTTTTACGATCTATTTTAATCCACATTGGTAAACGGATAATCAGTTATAGCCGTTATTAAATAGTCTGATAATTTCTAAGGCCATGAACCCATCCAGTGTCGTGGATTTCTTTTAAGTCTAATTCAGGACCtgtctttcatttgttttaacaCACATGGTTAGGATATCTTGATATGTTATTCATTTTCACTCGTTTATATAAATTGCTGTCTTTAATCTTTATGATCTCTTCCCATATAACTTGTAATCCAAAGGCGAGGATCTTCCAATGTTTTGCCgtcgcttactcggtgagtaagcctacaaactactttgttgttgctgctgttctaactgttgttcttcttcttggggttaagaaagccctatggaaaaagcctaagaaggtctgaaaaagatgtttcgcgtcgaattaatgatacaggaattttaggaaaggatatttatgatttatctattaaaatgcaaatgtaaaaaataaatactgtgcatgttaaacagtacaaaacaattatttctagtaaaatagagcgtatttattttaaatttcgttggcgaaacaacactctattcgaccgtagattttagcacgtgccccaagtaagctgaaggtcggatcatgccttgctATCATTCAAAGAGCTCAGACACTGGATATTATCCTGCGTTTTCATCTCTTCAGTTTCAGCCTTGAATATCTCATTTTTATTGAAAGACATTCATGAATAATAAAAACCTATGTACTTACAATGCAGTTGGTCATAAGCAACATGTATCCACACTAGGTAATTAAAAGTCGTCATGACACGTGATATTACTTttattagaatttatattataaaacaatgtaCTCGATATTTACATTCTATTTTAGCTCGGTCCAATGCATCTTGACAAACACAACTGTTCTAGTTGGCGATGACTCTGCGACTGATGCAGAAAAGACAAAATGGATtgaaagctaaaaataaattaagaagtgaaatttcaaaacaaattaaattatgtttttagTCTTTGTAAAATGTGTTTTCAGTTCGACTATTTGTCAAGTTCTGCa
Encoded here:
- the LOC135226325 gene encoding uncharacterized protein LOC135226325 → FNLYNDVEWYVSSGRQYKASGRLRKTHKKEKCFRPRFPHCQFFCIAKRQRNYHPSSCRRGPKGPSRGRVSTTGGLCLSRREASPLRQHRQESLPPNGEVWRLVTCDDCRKCIVDGGKLLCLDVDVRPVPNSCHALSFGIGYDMSFEKALVQYGCKVTAFDPTSINLTNTVHPGNIQAIRLGLDARDHEFVQNFADLRHQKTEQHQMSYRKYQSVIELLDYPDVDLLKIDIEGSEWKVFSQILSSPKSRNLLKNIRQILLEVHLDFLTAGDDLETTYYNVLQATAVFERLEGLGFHLAAFELNESTLSQYVLHNVNVSLYREISLIRRTTNH